A single window of [Clostridium] hylemonae DSM 15053 DNA harbors:
- a CDS encoding LacI family DNA-binding transcriptional regulator, translating into MSKKESKITISQIAKMANVSTSTVSHVINGTKNVSDRTRLKVAGIINETGYTPNYVAKALKKSETKTIGLIVSDITNQFFVDVIQAVNEEALRNGYMVILGDSDDNPKQELELVKSFQERCIDGLIFSPTIHSGNYAAPYLNSVNLPAVCIDRTLDDKWDWVGTENRNAAKILTRHLIGLGHRRIAFVSGLRGINTTEERIEGYESALKEAGLPFDKTLLIVGESRIVPAKVRSKERFKAILNTENFPTAIIASNNLMVIGIMRTLQELNVKVPEDMALAAFDDFEWADLFQPRITTIVQPCRDIGTKAVQLLIERIKNPTAALQKVEYYPRLEIRESCGILLKDKLKKEGVKKW; encoded by the coding sequence ATGAGTAAAAAGGAAAGCAAAATCACGATCAGCCAAATAGCAAAAATGGCCAATGTATCTACTTCCACGGTGTCACATGTAATTAACGGTACAAAGAATGTCAGTGACCGTACGAGACTGAAGGTGGCAGGTATTATCAATGAAACGGGTTACACTCCCAATTATGTAGCAAAGGCGCTGAAAAAAAGTGAAACTAAGACAATAGGTTTGATTGTCTCCGATATTACAAACCAGTTTTTCGTGGATGTGATACAGGCAGTAAATGAAGAAGCGCTGCGAAACGGATATATGGTAATCCTAGGTGATTCGGACGATAATCCGAAACAGGAACTAGAGCTGGTAAAGTCATTTCAGGAAAGATGTATAGATGGTCTGATCTTTTCGCCGACGATCCATTCCGGAAATTATGCGGCGCCGTACCTGAACAGTGTGAATCTGCCTGCAGTTTGTATCGACAGAACGCTGGACGACAAGTGGGACTGGGTAGGGACAGAAAACCGGAATGCGGCAAAGATACTGACCCGCCACCTGATCGGGCTGGGGCACCGCAGGATCGCGTTTGTCTCCGGGCTCAGAGGAATCAACACTACGGAGGAGCGGATCGAAGGGTATGAGAGTGCATTAAAAGAGGCAGGGCTCCCGTTTGACAAGACGCTCCTGATCGTTGGGGAATCCAGGATTGTTCCGGCTAAAGTCAGGTCAAAAGAACGTTTTAAAGCCATATTAAATACGGAGAATTTTCCGACGGCGATCATCGCGTCCAACAACCTCATGGTCATTGGAATTATGCGCACATTGCAGGAGCTTAATGTTAAGGTTCCGGAAGATATGGCGCTTGCGGCATTTGATGATTTTGAGTGGGCCGACCTGTTTCAACCGCGTATTACAACAATCGTGCAGCCGTGCCGGGATATTGGAACAAAAGCGGTACAGCTGCTCATAGAGAGAATTAAGAATCCAACAGCAGCGCTGCAGAAGGTGGAATATTATCCCCGGTTAGAGATACGGGAATCGTGCGGCATACTGCTGAAAGATAAATTAAAAAAAGAAGGAGTGAAGAAATGGTGA
- a CDS encoding ABC transporter ATP-binding protein, producing the protein MGEVEKKTQSGELNIEHVSIEFNTVSGDKMKALDDISLDVAHGELVAVVGRSGCGKTTLLNIVAGLLEPTGGTCRLNGKEITGPGRERGVVFQADAVFGWKRVGDNVDFALKLGGVPKEERGQLITKYLKMVNLEKFTKFYPKELSGGMRKRLQIAMVLANQPKLLLMDEPFGPLDYATKVELQVEVEKIRLKNPLTTFFVTHDVEEATFVADRIIMIEKGKIVEELKVDIPRPRPVEIRNTAEFHAISDYLLGKLLELSDVKSEVR; encoded by the coding sequence ATGGGCGAAGTAGAAAAGAAGACACAAAGCGGAGAACTGAATATTGAACATGTCAGCATTGAATTTAATACGGTGAGCGGGGATAAGATGAAGGCGCTGGATGATATATCCCTCGATGTGGCCCACGGAGAACTCGTAGCCGTCGTCGGCAGAAGCGGATGCGGGAAGACGACACTTCTGAATATCGTTGCGGGTCTGCTGGAACCGACAGGCGGGACGTGCAGGCTGAACGGAAAAGAGATCACGGGACCGGGCAGGGAGCGTGGAGTAGTATTCCAGGCGGACGCTGTATTTGGGTGGAAGCGGGTAGGAGATAATGTCGACTTTGCGTTGAAGCTGGGCGGAGTGCCAAAAGAAGAGCGCGGGCAGCTGATAACAAAATACCTTAAAATGGTAAATCTGGAAAAGTTCACGAAGTTCTATCCAAAGGAGCTTTCGGGCGGCATGCGCAAGCGGCTTCAGATCGCAATGGTCCTGGCAAATCAGCCAAAACTGCTTCTCATGGACGAGCCGTTCGGGCCGCTCGATTATGCGACGAAGGTGGAGCTTCAGGTGGAGGTGGAGAAGATACGGCTGAAGAATCCGCTCACCACATTCTTTGTGACACATGATGTGGAGGAAGCGACATTTGTGGCCGACCGCATTATTATGATTGAAAAGGGAAAAATCGTGGAGGAACTCAAAGTAGACATACCGAGGCCAAGGCCGGTTGAAATACGCAATACAGCAGAGTTTCACGCAATCTCGGACTATCTGCTCGGGAAATTGCTGGAGCTGAGCGATGTAAAGAGTGAGGTGCGGTAA
- a CDS encoding diacylglycerol/lipid kinase family protein: protein MRRLLFIYNPHAGKGLLKPKLSDVIDIFVKAGYEVVAYPTQAYRDAYKKVVQYEFGSYDLVVCSGGDGTIDEVVTGMMQRGDRTPIGYIPTGTTNDFANSLHIPKGLLSAADNAVNGAVFPCDVGRFNDDVFVYIAAFGLFTDVSYQTKQEVKNVLGHLAYVLEGTKRLFNVPSYRIKVTHDGETIEDEFIFGMVTNSRSVGGFRNMIGKQVVFDDGVFEVTLIKMPKNPLELQEIVAALLIEQVDTKHMYSFKTGNIVFESLEEIPWTLDGEFGGIHDRVEVQNLNRQLEIMVPEEHIRELMQNPEEYLLEEKQLEKKQLEDKQLEEK, encoded by the coding sequence ATGAGACGACTATTATTTATCTATAATCCGCATGCTGGGAAGGGGCTGCTTAAGCCCAAACTTTCAGATGTCATCGATATTTTTGTAAAGGCAGGTTATGAGGTGGTCGCATATCCTACGCAGGCATACCGGGACGCGTATAAAAAAGTGGTGCAGTATGAGTTCGGCTCTTATGATCTCGTCGTGTGCAGCGGAGGAGACGGCACGATCGATGAAGTAGTGACGGGAATGATGCAGCGCGGCGACAGGACTCCTATCGGGTACATTCCGACCGGTACTACGAACGACTTTGCCAACAGCCTCCATATACCGAAAGGACTGTTAAGTGCTGCGGACAATGCGGTAAACGGGGCTGTGTTTCCGTGTGATGTCGGCAGGTTTAATGACGACGTCTTCGTATATATCGCTGCATTTGGACTCTTTACCGACGTATCATACCAGACAAAGCAGGAGGTGAAGAATGTTCTCGGGCATCTTGCCTATGTGCTGGAAGGGACAAAGAGACTGTTCAACGTGCCGTCATACCGTATTAAAGTCACACATGACGGCGAAACTATAGAGGATGAATTCATATTCGGGATGGTGACGAACTCCAGATCCGTGGGCGGCTTCCGGAATATGATCGGAAAGCAGGTGGTCTTTGACGACGGCGTGTTTGAAGTGACGTTGATCAAGATGCCGAAGAATCCGCTGGAGCTTCAGGAAATAGTGGCGGCCCTTCTGATCGAGCAGGTGGACACGAAGCACATGTATTCTTTCAAGACAGGCAATATTGTGTTTGAATCTCTGGAGGAGATACCGTGGACGCTGGACGGGGAATTCGGAGGCATTCATGACAGGGTGGAAGTTCAGAACCTGAACAGGCAGCTTGAGATCATGGTGCCGGAGGAGCATATCAGGGAACTGATGCAGAACCCGGAGGAATATCTTCTGGAAGAGAAACAGTTGGAAAAGAAACAGCTGGAAGATAAACAGCTGGAAGAGAAATAA
- a CDS encoding ABC transporter permease, protein MDSGSYTTNIIEAIDNTDRIRINFARTLGAKNMDVYTNVIIPMIVPNIINATKVALGVAWAIALGGEFLAAQDGLGRLLIVSQQYMETGRMLIILIVFIVLTAIFGWIVKVTGNRITRWMP, encoded by the coding sequence TTGGACTCTGGATCATATACGACAAACATTATAGAAGCCATTGATAATACAGACCGGATCCGGATCAATTTTGCGAGAACGCTTGGGGCTAAAAATATGGATGTATATACGAATGTCATAATACCGATGATCGTGCCCAACATTATAAATGCTACAAAGGTAGCGCTGGGGGTAGCATGGGCCATTGCGCTGGGAGGAGAATTTCTGGCGGCTCAGGACGGTCTCGGAAGGCTGCTGATCGTATCACAGCAGTATATGGAAACGGGCAGGATGCTCATAATATTGATCGTTTTCATTGTCCTTACAGCAATCTTCGGCTGGATTGTAAAAGTGACAGGAAACAGGATAACACGATGGATGCCATGA
- a CDS encoding collagen-like protein → MEENTSFIPEIYIGENGNWFINNYDTGVKARGDDGITPHIGASGNWYIGEADTGVPATGPKGEKGEAGPMGPQGLTGVTGPQGATGPQGLTGPQGPTGATGPQGATGPKGDTGAAGPQGPTGATGPKGDPGAAGPQGPKGDKGDAGTAGEQGPQGEKGEKGDKGDRGPVGPAGPVNMANNLETTEEGYALDARQGKVLLDTVNSALNDHIIKRTVGNRINVSAGQQSYTYINFAIPEGYSVLSVSAYAAHAATLCGAAVMSEGRIIIPFSSTAANTPETFTADVVLIKTMN, encoded by the coding sequence ATGGAAGAAAACACAAGCTTCATACCGGAAATTTATATCGGTGAAAATGGGAACTGGTTTATCAACAACTATGACACGGGAGTTAAGGCAAGAGGTGACGACGGTATCACGCCTCACATCGGAGCCAGCGGCAATTGGTATATAGGGGAGGCCGACACCGGAGTGCCGGCCACCGGCCCGAAGGGTGAGAAGGGTGAGGCGGGCCCGATGGGGCCTCAGGGACTGACCGGAGTCACAGGTCCTCAGGGAGCTACGGGGCCACAGGGACTGACCGGCCCCCAGGGGCCGACGGGAGCTACCGGTCCGCAGGGAGCCACAGGACCCAAAGGAGACACAGGAGCAGCAGGCCCGCAGGGGCCAACCGGAGCCACGGGTCCAAAGGGAGATCCGGGAGCAGCGGGCCCGCAGGGGCCGAAAGGCGACAAAGGAGATGCCGGTACTGCAGGAGAGCAGGGGCCGCAGGGCGAGAAGGGAGAGAAAGGCGATAAGGGAGACCGCGGACCTGTGGGACCGGCCGGTCCGGTGAATATGGCGAACAATCTTGAAACGACAGAGGAAGGTTACGCCCTTGATGCCCGGCAGGGTAAAGTGCTGTTGGATACAGTAAACAGCGCCCTGAATGATCATATTATTAAGAGGACTGTGGGGAACCGCATTAATGTATCGGCCGGACAGCAGTCATACACTTATATTAATTTTGCCATACCTGAAGGTTACAGTGTATTATCAGTGAGCGCATATGCTGCACATGCGGCGACTCTTTGTGGCGCTGCTGTCATGAGTGAAGGAAGGATCATAATACCATTCTCATCAACGGCAGCGAATACACCGGAAACATTTACGGCAGATGTTGTGTTGATTAAAACTATGAATTAA
- a CDS encoding amidohydrolase family protein has product MVKERWPVIDTHYHTGVCLINTFDAEKELIPWMDKNGVDIQVIFQVNEGFVHKTPDWNPYIGNDYISRIQHKFPDRVIGLCTINPWLQAPKTYNWPKSKYGKEMDLPIRDEALEELERSILELGLWGIKLHPLEHDFEINNKSIIYPIMEKLTRLQEKCGRKLFVVVHCAGDSVNNTPTQLAQVAADFPDILFLMAHAGYMRAFGTAGDVAEGIDNLKLDLTLNVTPTTLKPTYEKEGAGKFVIGTDGPFDLATTKRLIVRDLTGEDDEEAVELVMGGNMAEYLGIPKIKYEEQEDENRGKISLAGN; this is encoded by the coding sequence ATGGTGAAAGAACGATGGCCGGTAATTGACACGCACTATCACACAGGAGTGTGTCTCATCAACACATTTGACGCGGAGAAAGAACTGATTCCATGGATGGACAAAAACGGCGTGGATATCCAGGTGATTTTTCAGGTGAATGAAGGGTTTGTCCATAAGACACCGGATTGGAACCCGTACATAGGAAATGATTATATCAGCAGGATCCAGCACAAATTCCCTGACAGAGTGATAGGTCTGTGTACGATCAATCCATGGCTTCAGGCCCCAAAGACTTATAACTGGCCGAAGTCAAAGTACGGAAAGGAGATGGATCTGCCGATCAGAGACGAGGCCTTGGAGGAGCTTGAGCGTTCTATTCTGGAATTAGGCCTGTGGGGCATAAAATTACATCCGCTGGAACATGATTTTGAGATCAATAATAAGAGTATTATATATCCGATCATGGAAAAGCTGACCAGGCTTCAGGAAAAATGCGGACGGAAATTGTTTGTTGTAGTGCACTGTGCCGGAGATTCTGTGAATAATACTCCGACTCAGCTGGCACAGGTCGCCGCAGACTTTCCGGACATTTTGTTCCTCATGGCTCATGCGGGATATATGAGAGCATTTGGAACCGCGGGAGATGTGGCGGAAGGCATCGATAATCTGAAGCTGGACCTGACGCTGAATGTCACCCCGACAACTTTAAAACCGACATATGAAAAAGAAGGAGCCGGAAAATTCGTGATCGGCACAGACGGTCCATTCGACCTTGCGACGACAAAGCGGCTCATTGTCAGAGACCTGACCGGAGAGGACGACGAGGAGGCAGTGGAACTGGTCATGGGCGGAAACATGGCAGAATACCTGGGAATACCAAAGATAAAATATGAGGAACAGGAGGATGAGAACCGTGGGAAAATATCGCTGGCCGGTAATTGA
- a CDS encoding amidohydrolase family protein: MRTVGKYRWPVIDTNFKIGVNMKSTCVAEEDLIPWMDENGIDIQIVFQADEGFAHQTPKWNPYIGNDYVAKIQDMFPERVIGLATVNPWNDAPKTWNYPPDETGRPFTLPVADESSRELERCIVDLGLKGLRMNPAAHNYEINNKTVVYPMLNKLRELQERTGRVLPVVVHGAGDSGNTTALQVAEVAKDFPKLVFLMIHSGFIWCYGTTGEIAPSYDNLLLDLTGNLGPYSVSEAYRQCGAGKFTIGTDGPLGIPGIKDKILDVFVDNEEDRELILGGNIAKLLGIEKIEVAR; encoded by the coding sequence ATGAGAACCGTGGGAAAATATCGCTGGCCGGTAATTGATACAAATTTTAAGATCGGTGTGAATATGAAGAGCACCTGCGTTGCGGAAGAAGATTTGATTCCATGGATGGATGAGAACGGAATCGATATACAGATAGTCTTTCAGGCAGATGAGGGCTTCGCCCATCAGACACCAAAGTGGAATCCATACATAGGCAACGATTATGTCGCGAAGATCCAGGACATGTTTCCGGAGAGAGTGATAGGCCTTGCCACTGTCAACCCGTGGAATGATGCGCCGAAGACGTGGAACTACCCGCCGGACGAGACGGGGAGACCGTTTACACTCCCGGTGGCAGATGAGTCGTCAAGAGAGCTGGAGCGCTGTATCGTGGATCTCGGGCTGAAAGGGCTGCGGATGAATCCGGCGGCACATAACTATGAGATCAATAATAAGACGGTCGTGTATCCGATGCTGAACAAGCTGAGGGAACTGCAGGAACGTACGGGAAGGGTTCTCCCGGTCGTGGTGCATGGCGCCGGGGACAGCGGCAATACGACTGCGCTGCAGGTGGCGGAGGTTGCCAAGGATTTCCCGAAACTGGTCTTTCTCATGATCCATTCCGGATTCATTTGGTGTTACGGTACGACCGGAGAGATCGCACCGTCATATGACAATCTGCTTCTGGACTTGACAGGCAATCTGGGGCCTTATTCTGTTTCGGAGGCATACAGGCAGTGCGGGGCCGGCAAATTTACAATAGGAACGGACGGCCCTCTCGGCATACCTGGAATAAAAGATAAGATCCTGGATGTATTTGTGGACAACGAGGAGGACAGAGAACTGATACTGGGCGGAAATATTGCAAAATTATTAGGAATTGAGAAGATTGAGGTTGCGCGATGA
- the rapZ gene encoding RNase adapter RapZ, whose amino-acid sequence MRFVIVTGMSGAGKSTALKMLEDVGYFCVDNLPVPLIPKMADLLRVPGTEINKAALGVDIRSGQSFRELEKVLDELDMTGLKYEILFLESSDNVLVKRYKETRRFHPLSGNDSRVDQGIQREREQLKFLKKRADYLVDTSHMLTRELKAELNKIFVQNKEYKNLYISVLSFGFKYGIPNDADLVFDVRFLPNPYYIEELRSESGNDREVRDYVMNNDKAKKFLEKLLDLVEFLIPNYIVEGKTQLVIGIGCTGGKHRSVTLANELFEQLKDTEVYGIRIEHRDIGKDAVTKAR is encoded by the coding sequence ATGAGATTTGTTATAGTTACCGGAATGTCAGGAGCCGGAAAGAGTACGGCGCTTAAGATGCTGGAGGATGTGGGCTATTTCTGCGTCGACAACCTTCCTGTGCCGTTGATCCCGAAGATGGCGGATCTGCTGCGGGTTCCGGGGACAGAGATAAATAAGGCGGCGCTCGGCGTGGATATCCGAAGCGGCCAGAGCTTCCGAGAACTGGAGAAAGTGCTCGATGAACTGGATATGACCGGCTTAAAGTACGAGATACTTTTTCTGGAATCAAGTGATAACGTGCTTGTCAAGCGGTATAAAGAGACGAGAAGATTCCACCCCCTGTCCGGAAACGACAGCAGAGTCGACCAGGGAATACAGAGGGAGAGAGAACAGCTTAAATTTTTAAAAAAGAGGGCGGACTATCTCGTGGACACGAGCCATATGCTCACAAGAGAGCTGAAGGCGGAGCTGAATAAGATATTTGTCCAGAACAAAGAATATAAGAATCTTTATATATCGGTTCTTTCCTTTGGATTCAAATATGGGATCCCAAATGATGCAGATCTCGTATTTGATGTACGCTTTCTGCCGAACCCGTATTATATAGAAGAACTGCGTTCCGAGAGTGGCAATGACCGGGAAGTAAGGGACTATGTCATGAACAATGACAAGGCGAAGAAATTTCTCGAAAAGCTGCTGGATTTGGTAGAGTTCCTCATACCTAATTATATTGTGGAAGGCAAGACGCAGCTCGTCATCGGTATCGGATGCACGGGCGGAAAGCACCGGTCCGTGACGCTGGCAAACGAACTGTTTGAACAGCTTAAAGACACGGAAGTGTACGGTATACGGATCGAACACCGGGATATCGGAAAGGATGCTGTCACAAAGGCCAGATGA
- a CDS encoding HPr family phosphocarrier protein produces MIKKPVTIQTDMSTEDRSVALLVQEASQYQSQVFFEVEEKKINAKSIMGMMTLRLCQGEELTVVAEGKDEEEAAKGLELFLSDKK; encoded by the coding sequence ATGATTAAGAAACCTGTAACTATCCAAACGGACATGAGTACTGAAGACAGATCGGTGGCGCTGCTTGTGCAGGAAGCAAGCCAGTATCAGAGCCAGGTATTCTTCGAGGTTGAAGAGAAAAAGATTAATGCCAAGAGTATCATGGGAATGATGACCCTCAGGTTATGTCAGGGAGAGGAACTTACAGTGGTTGCAGAGGGCAAGGATGAAGAGGAAGCGGCAAAAGGGCTGGAGTTATTCCTTTCTGACAAAAAATAA
- a CDS encoding sodium-dependent transporter yields the protein MEKREKFSSRLGFILISAGCAIGLGNVWRFPYITGKYGGGAFVLMYLFFLVILGLPIVVMELSVGRGSQKSSAMSFNALEPAGSKWHVFRYFSMAGNYLLMMFYTTIGGWMLAYFVKMLKGDFEGADTAQVEGVFTALTSDRNGMLFWMVLISVAALLICSMGLQKGVELITKVMMSSLLVIMIVLVIRAVTLPNAADGLKFYLLPDFGKMEEAGIKEAVFAAMGQAFFTLSVGVGSLAIFGSYIGKERSLAGEAVSITALDTFVAVVAGLVIFPACFAFDLNPGEGPGLVFVTLPNVFREMPGGRVWGSLFFLFMTFAALSTIVAVFQNIIQFARDLWDWPLRRSVIVNGVLLILLSIPCVLGMTDWSSFTIGGKNIMDIEDFIVSNNLLPLGSMVYLLFCVTRYGWGWDNFLKEANAGAGMKFPSGRGVRFYLTFILPLIVFVIFIQGYISMIMK from the coding sequence ATGGAAAAAAGAGAAAAGTTTTCTTCAAGATTGGGATTTATACTGATCTCAGCGGGCTGTGCCATCGGTCTGGGCAATGTTTGGCGCTTCCCTTATATCACAGGAAAATACGGCGGAGGAGCATTTGTACTCATGTATCTGTTCTTCCTTGTCATACTGGGACTTCCGATCGTAGTCATGGAACTGTCGGTAGGAAGAGGAAGCCAGAAAAGTTCTGCCATGTCGTTCAACGCGCTGGAACCGGCCGGGAGCAAGTGGCACGTCTTCCGCTATTTTTCCATGGCAGGAAACTATCTGCTCATGATGTTCTACACGACGATCGGAGGATGGATGCTCGCTTATTTTGTCAAGATGCTGAAGGGCGATTTTGAAGGGGCAGATACGGCGCAGGTAGAGGGGGTATTTACTGCACTTACGTCTGACCGGAACGGGATGCTTTTCTGGATGGTTCTCATTTCTGTGGCGGCGCTTCTGATCTGCTCCATGGGACTTCAGAAGGGTGTGGAGCTGATCACAAAAGTGATGATGTCCAGCCTTCTTGTCATCATGATCGTGCTTGTCATACGTGCCGTGACGCTTCCAAACGCGGCGGACGGGCTGAAGTTCTATCTGCTTCCCGATTTTGGGAAAATGGAGGAGGCAGGGATAAAGGAAGCGGTTTTTGCGGCTATGGGTCAGGCGTTCTTCACCCTGAGTGTCGGCGTCGGTTCACTTGCCATATTCGGCAGTTACATCGGTAAAGAGCGGAGCCTTGCGGGCGAAGCTGTAAGTATTACCGCGCTGGATACCTTTGTGGCGGTCGTGGCGGGACTTGTTATTTTCCCTGCGTGCTTTGCCTTTGACTTAAATCCCGGGGAAGGCCCGGGGCTTGTATTCGTGACGCTACCGAATGTATTCCGGGAGATGCCGGGCGGGAGAGTGTGGGGCAGCCTGTTCTTTCTGTTCATGACCTTTGCGGCGCTCTCTACAATTGTTGCGGTATTCCAGAATATAATCCAGTTTGCGCGCGACTTGTGGGACTGGCCCCTCAGACGTTCTGTGATTGTGAACGGGGTTCTTCTCATACTGCTCAGTATTCCGTGTGTACTCGGGATGACGGACTGGTCCTCGTTTACAATAGGCGGAAAGAACATTATGGACATAGAAGACTTTATTGTGAGTAATAACCTGCTTCCGCTTGGCTCCATGGTGTATCTGCTGTTCTGTGTGACAAGGTACGGATGGGGATGGGATAACTTCCTCAAGGAAGCCAACGCAGGAGCGGGAATGAAGTTTCCGTCCGGCCGGGGTGTCAGGTTTTATCTGACGTTTATCCTTCCTCTTATCGTGTTCGTGATCTTTATTCAGGGGTATATAAGTATGATAATGAAATAA
- the murB gene encoding UDP-N-acetylmuramate dehydrogenase, translating into MNQDFYNALKDVLTEDKVLADEPMKNHTTFRVGGAADYYTVPESKEEVRDIIRLCRQWDVPFYIIGNGSNLLVSDKGYRGVMIQIYRDMSEITVEGHTVRAQAGALLSSIAARALSAGLTGFEFAAGIPGTLGGACVMNAGAYGGEMKDVLRYVTVLTEDGAFLTLHRDELELGYRTSVIARKGYIALEAEIELKEGSKDEIKARMDELKEKRVTKQPLEYPSAGSTFKRPEGYFAGKLIEDAGLRGFRVGGAQVSEKHCGFVINRGSATAADIMALITEVADRVERQTGVRMEPEVKRLGEF; encoded by the coding sequence ATGAATCAAGATTTTTACAATGCATTGAAGGATGTTTTGACAGAAGATAAAGTGCTGGCGGATGAACCGATGAAGAACCACACGACCTTCCGCGTCGGCGGGGCGGCAGATTATTATACGGTTCCGGAGTCAAAGGAGGAAGTAAGAGATATTATCCGCCTGTGCAGACAGTGGGACGTTCCTTTCTATATTATAGGCAACGGGAGCAACCTGCTTGTATCGGACAAAGGATACCGCGGAGTCATGATACAGATATACAGAGATATGAGTGAAATAACGGTAGAGGGACATACAGTCAGGGCCCAGGCCGGCGCACTTTTATCATCGATCGCAGCCCGGGCGCTGTCGGCGGGACTTACAGGATTTGAATTTGCCGCGGGGATCCCCGGGACGCTCGGAGGCGCCTGCGTGATGAATGCGGGAGCATACGGCGGAGAGATGAAGGATGTACTGAGATACGTTACAGTTCTCACAGAAGACGGAGCATTTCTCACGCTCCACAGAGACGAACTGGAACTTGGCTACAGGACGAGCGTCATTGCCAGAAAAGGATATATTGCGCTGGAAGCTGAAATAGAGCTTAAGGAAGGCAGTAAAGACGAGATAAAAGCCAGAATGGATGAGCTGAAAGAAAAGAGAGTGACCAAACAGCCGCTCGAATATCCGAGCGCCGGGAGTACGTTCAAAAGACCGGAAGGATATTTTGCGGGCAAGCTGATCGAGGATGCCGGGCTGCGCGGCTTCCGTGTCGGGGGCGCCCAGGTGTCCGAGAAACACTGTGGGTTTGTGATAAACAGGGGCAGTGCCACAGCGGCTGATATTATGGCGCTGATAACCGAGGTCGCAGACCGGGTAGAGAGACAGACCGGTGTGCGGATGGAACCGGAAGTGAAAAGATTAGGGGAGTTCTAA
- the whiA gene encoding DNA-binding protein WhiA, translated as MSFSGNIKEELSRHYAKARHCSLAELSAIVHMCGGFQEDAGGTCSLGVHTENIAVARKCFTLIEKTFNIRTDIAVRRNTGRDSSSYFIHARGKELLAVKNASAQAVCCKRSYIRGAFLAAGSMSDPSKSYHFEIVCGDEAKAVHLRDIINSFGMDAKIVPRKKTFVVYLKEGSQIVDILNVMEAHIALMELENVRILKEMRNSVNRKVNCETANINKTVSAAVRQMEDISYIKETVGFDKLPEGLRDVALTRLEYPEATLKELGNLLREPLGKSGVNHRLRKLSEIADKLREQ; from the coding sequence ATGTCATTTTCAGGAAATATAAAAGAAGAATTATCCAGGCATTATGCCAAAGCACGGCACTGCAGTCTTGCGGAACTGTCTGCGATCGTGCATATGTGCGGCGGGTTTCAGGAGGATGCAGGCGGAACGTGCAGTCTCGGAGTACACACTGAAAATATCGCTGTTGCAAGAAAGTGCTTTACATTAATTGAAAAAACATTTAATATAAGAACTGATATCGCTGTCCGGAGAAATACGGGCAGGGACAGCAGCAGTTATTTTATCCATGCAAGAGGGAAAGAACTGCTGGCGGTCAAAAACGCATCTGCGCAGGCTGTCTGCTGCAAGCGCTCTTACATACGGGGAGCTTTTCTCGCGGCAGGGTCCATGAGTGACCCGAGCAAGTCTTATCATTTTGAGATCGTGTGCGGTGACGAGGCAAAAGCGGTTCACCTGCGGGATATTATCAACAGCTTTGGCATGGATGCAAAGATCGTACCGAGAAAAAAGACCTTTGTAGTGTATCTGAAGGAAGGCTCACAGATCGTAGATATATTGAACGTCATGGAGGCGCATATCGCGCTGATGGAGCTGGAGAATGTGAGGATACTGAAGGAAATGCGCAACTCGGTGAACCGGAAGGTGAACTGCGAGACTGCGAATATCAATAAAACCGTATCTGCTGCCGTAAGGCAGATGGAGGATATTTCTTATATAAAGGAAACCGTCGGTTTTGACAAGCTGCCAGAGGGACTGAGAGACGTTGCCCTTACACGTCTTGAATATCCGGAGGCAACTTTGAAAGAGCTGGGGAATCTGCTCCGGGAGCCTCTTGGCAAATCAGGAGTAAACCACCGGCTGCGAAAGTTAAGTGAGATAGCTGATAAGTTAAGGGAACAGTAA